TGAGGATCAACAAGCTCAACCCAATCACCAGCGGCGGCAAGACGATGGGAATATCCAGGACAGCATCCAGCAAGCCACGCCCGGGGAAGCGATGGCGCGACATCAGGTACCCCAGCGGCACCGCCACCCAGAGGGAAAGCACCGTGGTAATGCTGCAACTGATGAGACTCAGTTGAATGGCAAAGCGAATATTTTCATTGCGCAGCGCGGCCAGCAGATGGCCGGGCGTGGTAAAGGCCAGGTCGGCCAGAATCATGGCCACAATCAGACCCGCATAGCATCCGCCAATCACGCACAAGCCGGCGACAAACGGCCAGTCCGCCCTCGAACGGTTGGGGCGTAGCGCGCAGTCTTTGGCGGATTCTAAACTCACCTGCCAGGAAGCTTAACGACATTCGCGGGAAAATACAAAAGGCAAAATGGCCCGCTTGAATTGCAGAGAAAAAGCCCCCTTCCCGGTCCACGGGAAGAGGGCGGTCAAAACTGCGGGAAACCCCAGTCTGGTTTAGAGATAACTGGAATACCGGGGATCGTACATCTGGGATTTGATCAGGGCCGGCAAATCCCTGGGCCGACGTTTGCGGGCCAGGTTCAGCCGGTAGGCTTCTTCCGCCACCGCTACGGCAATCGCCTCGGAAACTTCACGGATGCGTTTCAAGGAGGGGTAAATTCGGCCTAATTCGAAATCGCTATCCATCACCTGATTGGCCAGTGTACGAGCCGCAATGGAGAACATGCTGTTCGTGACGTGCTTCGATTCGCACGCAATCACGCCCAGGCCAACGCCCGGGAAGATATACGCGTTATTGCCCTGACCGGGCACAAACGTGCGGCCTTCATAAGTGACCGGCGCAAACGGGCTACCGCTGGCGTAGATGGCGCGGCCTTGGGACCAGGTGTAGGCCTCGGTGGCGGTGCATTCCGCCTTGGAGGTGGGATTGGACAGCGCAAAAATGACCGGGCGCTCGTTGTTTTTGGCCATCAATTCCACGACCGGTTGCGTGAAGGTACGCGGCATGCCGGAAACCCCGACCAGGATGGTGGGTTTCAACGTGGCAATGGCACTCAGCAAATCCGGGCAGGCCGGAAACTCATGGGCATAGTGCAATTTGTGCTCCGCCAAGTTGGTCCGACTCTTCACCACCAAGCCTTGCGAATCAATGAACCAACAATGCTTCCGGGCTTCTTCCACCGGCATCCCGCCGTCCACCATCGCCGAGACAATCAGGTCGCCAATGCCGATGCCAGCCTCACCCGCGCCGAGGAACAGGATGGTCTGATCCTGCAACTTGCGGCACATCATGCGCAGAGCGGAGTACACCCCGGCCAGCGCCACAGACGCCGTGCCTTGAATATCATCGTTGAAGGTGCAGGCCTTTTCCTGGTACTTATGCAGCAACCGGAAGGCGTTTTGGTTGGCAAAATCTTCGAACTGGATGAGCGCCTTGGGGTACCGTGCCTGAAAGGCCGTGATGAATTCATCCACCAACTCGTCATAAGCCGCGCCGCGCAACCGGGGTTGGCGCAAGCCCGTGTAAAGCGGTTCCTTGAGCAAGGTCTCGTTTTCCGTGCCCACGTCCAGCGTCACCGGCATGCAATACTCCGGGCGGATGCCGGCGCAGGCGGTGTACAACGAGAGCTTGCCCACCGGGATGCCCATGCCGAAGGTGCCCAGATCGCCAAGGCCCAGAATGCGCTCGCCATCCGTCACCACCGTGATTCGGACATCGTCATGCGGCCAGTTCTCCATGATCTTGGCAAATTGCCCGCGATCCCGGGGCGAAAGGTACAACCCGCGGGGGCGCCGTAAAATGTCGCCGTATTGCTGGCAGGCCTGGCCTACCGTCGGGGTGTAGATGATCGGCATCATTTCATCCATGTTGTCCATGACCACCCGGTAAAAGAGCGCTTCGTTGCGGTCTTGCAACGCAATAAGCTGCACGTACCGTTCCAAGTCATTCGGTTTCTTGCGGAAGTTGCTGAGAATCCGGTTGACCTGTTCCTCTTGGGAAAACACCCGGGGCGGCAGCAAGCCGCGCAAGCCGAGGGCGTCGCGTTCCTCATCGGTGAACGCCGTGCCTTTGTTGTACAGGGGGTTATTGAGAATAGCTGTGCCACGCGGCAACCCGCGTAGTTTCTTGCGCGCGCCAGTGGGCGTATTTGTGTCCATATTAGCTTTAATCATATTAAGGATTTTTGCCTTTAATTCAGGCATCTATCTGGAACACTAATAGTGCATACTCTGGAAAGGACTTCCAGAAAATTCGTGAACAAAGTTAAGAAATACTGGTGAGGTGGAGTTTCTGGTCATGGAGTCACCGTTTTCAGGAAAAGACGTTTGTCGCCAATCAACACTGGAGCGTCATAAACCGGGATATCTTTGAAGACCACTTTTTCACCATCCGTCATAATTTTCTCCGCCGGGATTTCATGGATGCCACCGGTGATTGTGTCCACCCAGACCGGCTCGGTGAAGCTACCCTTGGCAATCGTGAAGGTCGCGCCCACGGTCTCGTTCGTGTTGGATGGCACTCCGCTCTTGTCCCAAAATACCAGTAACGACTGGCCGGTCGGTTTATGTTTATAAGCATAAAAGGCAGTCGCCTGAGCGCACTGGACTTCGCATGGATAATCCGGCACCCGCGTCAAGGTGTCGTCAAACACAGCGACCACGTTTTGCACCGCATAATAGGCGATCTTCACCTTGAGCAGACGGTACTGCTTATCGGTCTTCACCAAACCGTAACGGTCCATATCGCCCAACCGGTAGCCTTCCCAACGGTTATAATCCAGATCGGCAATGGAAAAGATCAGCGACTCGACGTCATGCCCCAAGTCGCCCAACATGCGGCGGACCTGCCATTTGGCCTGGGTCAGCTCGGTCCACGGATACTTGCACAGCGCGCCGCCAAGGCAATATTCCGATTGCGTGCCGGCCTCACCCTGCCACAGTTTGATGTTTGGCGCATATTTCTGGAACAGCACTTTGAGTTTTTCCACGTTCTCATAATGTCCCTGATCGGGATTGCGCGTATAGCCATGATAAATGAACCACGTAAAGAGCGACTCCTTTTTCAGTTCGGTGATCCGCTTGAGCCATCCCTCAGTGAAATCCGGTCTGGGTCCGCACAGCACACCGCCGGCAATGCGCGCCTCGGGGATTATGCGTTTGATGATTTCGGCGGTGCGAATATTGATATCGGCAACCATCTCGGGCGTATGTGTCTTGTTGCCATCCGGTTCATTCCACATTTCCCAATCGCGTACTTTTCCCTTGTACCGAATGGCCATGGCCTCCACCCACTTATCCCAGGCAGCCCAGGCTTCATCGGAGGTCGGGAACCCACCGGACAGTCCACGGCCGCCACCCCCGGCATAAATCGGGTTGCCGTAGTTGGTTTCCAGAAAGATTTCCAGACCGCGACTGCGGGCATCGTCAATGACACGATCCAGCCAGCGCCAGTCGTATTTACCCTTCTCACGTTCAGTGGTGGCCCAACCACCCTGGAGGCGAATTTTTTTGATACCCAAGGGTACCAGATAATCTCTGTATGAATCGTAGCTGGTAAAGGCGCGGTCGAGCGTCTCACAGCCCAAGGCCCAATTCTGGCCGGTGATCTCGCCCACGCTGCGCGGGGTAAGGGTACCGATGCGTTTGAGGCCGGGATTAAGCGTGGTTTGCACCCGCGTCTCGGAGGTGTCAATGACCTGGGCCGACACGGCGGTTGCCAACCCGAAGGCCGCGGCCATAAGCCAAGCCAGAGTATCGGCACTCCAATTTGCAGCCGGTGCGGAAGTCCGCACGATGAGTGCCCCAGACGAAATTGAGCGTCCAGGACATTTCGTTGTGTTTGCGGTATGTGTTTTCATAAATGAATTTCTGTAGTTAGCATGGCGCTTGCGGCTCGCCAAAGCGATCTTCGATCAACCCACCCGCCCAACCAG
This DNA window, taken from Verrucomicrobiota bacterium, encodes the following:
- a CDS encoding NAD-dependent malic enzyme — protein: MDTNTPTGARKKLRGLPRGTAILNNPLYNKGTAFTDEERDALGLRGLLPPRVFSQEEQVNRILSNFRKKPNDLERYVQLIALQDRNEALFYRVVMDNMDEMMPIIYTPTVGQACQQYGDILRRPRGLYLSPRDRGQFAKIMENWPHDDVRITVVTDGERILGLGDLGTFGMGIPVGKLSLYTACAGIRPEYCMPVTLDVGTENETLLKEPLYTGLRQPRLRGAAYDELVDEFITAFQARYPKALIQFEDFANQNAFRLLHKYQEKACTFNDDIQGTASVALAGVYSALRMMCRKLQDQTILFLGAGEAGIGIGDLIVSAMVDGGMPVEEARKHCWFIDSQGLVVKSRTNLAEHKLHYAHEFPACPDLLSAIATLKPTILVGVSGMPRTFTQPVVELMAKNNERPVIFALSNPTSKAECTATEAYTWSQGRAIYASGSPFAPVTYEGRTFVPGQGNNAYIFPGVGLGVIACESKHVTNSMFSIAARTLANQVMDSDFELGRIYPSLKRIREVSEAIAVAVAEEAYRLNLARKRRPRDLPALIKSQMYDPRYSSYL
- a CDS encoding beta-galactosidase yields the protein MAAAFGLATAVSAQVIDTSETRVQTTLNPGLKRIGTLTPRSVGEITGQNWALGCETLDRAFTSYDSYRDYLVPLGIKKIRLQGGWATTEREKGKYDWRWLDRVIDDARSRGLEIFLETNYGNPIYAGGGGRGLSGGFPTSDEAWAAWDKWVEAMAIRYKGKVRDWEMWNEPDGNKTHTPEMVADINIRTAEIIKRIIPEARIAGGVLCGPRPDFTEGWLKRITELKKESLFTWFIYHGYTRNPDQGHYENVEKLKVLFQKYAPNIKLWQGEAGTQSEYCLGGALCKYPWTELTQAKWQVRRMLGDLGHDVESLIFSIADLDYNRWEGYRLGDMDRYGLVKTDKQYRLLKVKIAYYAVQNVVAVFDDTLTRVPDYPCEVQCAQATAFYAYKHKPTGQSLLVFWDKSGVPSNTNETVGATFTIAKGSFTEPVWVDTITGGIHEIPAEKIMTDGEKVVFKDIPVYDAPVLIGDKRLFLKTVTP